GTTTTGGCTGCGCCGAAGCTGTGCTTTCAGACGGCCTCTGCCATTGAGGTAGGGTGTGTGGCGCAAGCCACGCACGCGGTTTCGGTTTTTGGGGAAACGCGGATTCGTTGGGCGGCAGGGAACGCGTGCGCCGCCTCGGGGTGACACACCCTGCCTACGGACTACCCATCGCAGGCCGGGCTTCAGCCCGGCAAAATATCGTGGAAATAGTGAATTAGCCGAGCTAAAGCCCAGCCTACGCCCCGCCTGCGACGGATACTTTTGATTTATATCCACTATAAAAATGTCGGGCATGAATACCCGATCTGCGGATTGCGGACGAAGCGGCACAAACCGCATGCGTGGTTCAGCCGCACACCCTACGGAGCGGGCATGAAGAGGCCGTTTGAAAAACGAATTTCAGACGGCCTCATGCTTTGCCGGTTTACTGGCGGTAGTTTTTCAGGAAGCGTTCGAGTTTTTCCATGGCTTCTTCGATTTGGTAGACGTGCGGCAGGGTTACGATGCGGAAGTGGTCGGGGCGCGTCCAGTTGAAGCCGGTGCCGTGCACGAGCAGGACTTTTTCCTGTACCAGCAGGTCGTAGATGAATTTCATGTCGTCTTTGATGCCGTACATTTCGGTGTCGATTTTAGGGAACATGTAGAGCGCGCCCATGGGTTTGGCGCAGGTAATGCCGGGGATTCGGGTTACCATTTCCCAGGCTTTGTTGCGCTGTTCCAAAAGCCGCCCGCCGGGGAGGATAAATTCGTTGATGCTCTGGTAGCCGCCGAGGGCGGTTTGGATGGCGTGCTGCATGGGGGTGGTGGCGCACAGGCGCATGGAGGCGAGCATGTCCAGCCCTTCGATGTAGCCTTTGGCGTGCTGCTTGGGGCCGTTGAGCAGCATCCAGCCCATGCGGAAGCCGGCCACGCGGTAGGCTTTGGAGAGGCCGTTGAAGGTTACGGTGAGCAAATCGGGAGCGAGGGCGGCGATGTGGTGGTGTTGTGCGCCGTCGTAGAGGATTTTGTCGTAGATTTCGTCGGCGTAGATGATGAGGCCGTGGCGGCGGGCAAGCTCGGCGATTTCGAGCAGGATTTCTTTGCTGTACACCGCGCCGGTGGGGTTGTTGGGGTTGATGACGACGATGGCTTTGGTTTTGGGGGTGATTTTGGCTTCGATGTCGGCGAGGTTGGGAAACCAGTCGTTTTCTTCGTCGCACAGGTAGTGGCGCACGGTGCCGCCGGCGAGGGTGGCGGCGGCCGTCCACAGGGGGTAGTCGGGCGCGGGGATGAGGATTTCGTCGCCGTCGTTCAAAAGTGCCTGCATGGACATGGTGATGAGTTCGGAGACGCCGTTGCCGATGTAGACGTCGTTGACGGTTACGTCGCGCAGCCCTTTGGTTTGGTAGTAGTGGACGATGGCTTTGCGGGCGGAATACAGCCCTTTGGAGTCGCAATAGCCCTGCGAGGTGGGCAGGTTGCGGATGACGTCCACGAGGATTTCGTCGGGGGCGTCGAAGCCGAAGGTGGCGGGGTTGCCGATGTTGAGTTTGAGGATTTTGTGGCCTTCTTCTTCGAGTTGGAGGGCTTTTTTGTGAACCGGGCCGCGGATGTCGTAGCAGACGTGGTCGAGTTTGGAGGATTTGGCGAATTGTTCCATGGTGCGTGTTCCGTAAAAAGATGCAAACAGGGCGTAAATGTACTCTGTTTGCCCCGCGATGGCAAAAGGCCGTCTGAAAAATGTTTTTCAGACGGCCTTTTGTGTGCCGAAAGCGGGTTTTCAGACGGCCTAACGCTCAATCTGCGACACATCCCGCACCGCGCCTTTGTCGGCGGAGGTGGCCATTGCGCCGTAGGCGCGCAGGGCGGCGGAGACGTAGCGATCGCGGTTTTCCGGTTTCCACGCTTTGCTGCCGCGTGCTTCCATTTCGGCGCGGCGTTTTGCGAGTTCTTCGTCGGACACTTTCAGGTTGATGCTGCGGTTGAGGATGTCGATTTCAATCGTATCGCCTTCGTGCACCAAACCGATGGCGCCGCCTTCCGCTGCTTCGGGTGAGGCGTGGCCGATGGACAGGCCTGATGTGCCGCCGGAGAAGCGTCCGTCGGTTAAAAGGGCGCAGGCTTTGCCGAGGCCTTTGGATTTCAGGTAGGAAGTCGGATACAGCATTTCCTGCATACCAGGGCCGCCTTTCGGGCCTTCGTAGCGGATGATGACGATGTCGCCGGCGACGATTTGGTTGCCCAAAATGCCTTCGACGGCGGCTTCCTGGCTTTCGAACACGCGGGCGCGGCCGGTGAATTTGAGGATGCTCTCGTCCACGCCCGCGGTTTTCACCACGCAGCCGCGTTCGGCGATGTTGCCGAACAAGACCGCCAAACCGCCGTCTTGCGAGTAGGCGTGTTCGACGTTGCGGATACAGCCTTTTTCGCGGTCGAGGTCGAGGGTTTTCCACATGCGGTTTTGCGAGAACGCTTGGGTGGTGCGCACGCCGCCGGGCGCGGCTTTGAAGCGTTCGATGGCGTGGGTGTTTTCGGGATTGGTTACGTCCCATTGTTCAATCGCTTCTTTCAGCGTTGGCGCGTGGATGGTGTACACGTCGGTGTGCAGTTTGCCCGCTTTGTCCAATTCTTTCAGGATGGCGAAGATGCCGCCGGCGCGGTGCACGTCTTCCATGTAGTAGTCGTGGTTGTTAGGCGCGGTTTTGCAGATGCAGGGGACGACGCGGCTTAAGCGGTCGATGTCGGCCATTTTGAAATCCACGCCCGCTTCGTTGGCAACGGCGAGCAAATGCAGGATGGTGTTGGTGGAACCGCCCATGGCGATGTCCATGGTCATGGCGTTTTCAAACGCTTTTTTGGTGGCGATGCTGCGCGGCAACACGGTTTCGTCGTCTTGCTCGTAATAGCGTTTGGTGATTTCGACAATCATGCGGCCGGCTTCGAGGAACAATTCTTTGCGGCCGGCGTGGGTGGCGAGGTAGGAGCCGTTGCCGGGCAGGGACAGACCGAGTGCTTCGGTCAGGCAGTTCATGGAGTTGGCGGTGAACATGCCGGAGCAGGAGCCGCAGGTCGGGCAGGCGTTTTGTTCGACTTCTTCGACCTGTTGGTTGCTGACATTGTCGTCCGCCGATTCAATCATGGCGTCAATCAAGTCCAAGCGGCGTTCGGGCTGGATGTTGGCCACGCCGATGACCTTGCCCGCTTCCATCGGACCGCCGGAAACGAAGATGGTCGGGATGTTCAGGCGCATGGCGGCAATCAGCATTCCCGGGGTGATTTTGTCGCAGTTGGAAATGCACACCAGCGCGTCGGCGCAGTGGGCGTTGACCATATATTCGATGGAGTCGGCAATCAAATCGCGGCTGGGCAGGGAATACAGCATGCCGCTGTGCCCCATGGCGATGCCGTCGTCGATGGCGATGGTGTTGAATTCTTTAGCGATTGCGCCGGCTTTTTCGATTTCGCGGGCAACCAGTTGGCCCATGTTGTGCAGGTGAACATGGCCGGGCACGAATTGGGTGAACGAGTTGGCAACGGCGATGATGGGCTTGCCGAAGTCGGTTTCCATCACGCCGGTGGCGCGCCACAATGCGCGTGCACCCGCCATATTGCGGCCATGGGTGGAGGTTTTGGAGCGGTAGTCGGGCATGGGGTGTGTCCTTGGTTTGTTGTTTGTTGTAATGAAAGGCCGTCTGA
The window above is part of the Neisseria bacilliformis genome. Proteins encoded here:
- a CDS encoding pyridoxal phosphate-dependent aminotransferase, with amino-acid sequence MEQFAKSSKLDHVCYDIRGPVHKKALQLEEEGHKILKLNIGNPATFGFDAPDEILVDVIRNLPTSQGYCDSKGLYSARKAIVHYYQTKGLRDVTVNDVYIGNGVSELITMSMQALLNDGDEILIPAPDYPLWTAAATLAGGTVRHYLCDEENDWFPNLADIEAKITPKTKAIVVINPNNPTGAVYSKEILLEIAELARRHGLIIYADEIYDKILYDGAQHHHIAALAPDLLTVTFNGLSKAYRVAGFRMGWMLLNGPKQHAKGYIEGLDMLASMRLCATTPMQHAIQTALGGYQSINEFILPGGRLLEQRNKAWEMVTRIPGITCAKPMGALYMFPKIDTEMYGIKDDMKFIYDLLVQEKVLLVHGTGFNWTRPDHFRIVTLPHVYQIEEAMEKLERFLKNYRQ
- the ilvD gene encoding dihydroxy-acid dehydratase gives rise to the protein MPDYRSKTSTHGRNMAGARALWRATGVMETDFGKPIIAVANSFTQFVPGHVHLHNMGQLVAREIEKAGAIAKEFNTIAIDDGIAMGHSGMLYSLPSRDLIADSIEYMVNAHCADALVCISNCDKITPGMLIAAMRLNIPTIFVSGGPMEAGKVIGVANIQPERRLDLIDAMIESADDNVSNQQVEEVEQNACPTCGSCSGMFTANSMNCLTEALGLSLPGNGSYLATHAGRKELFLEAGRMIVEITKRYYEQDDETVLPRSIATKKAFENAMTMDIAMGGSTNTILHLLAVANEAGVDFKMADIDRLSRVVPCICKTAPNNHDYYMEDVHRAGGIFAILKELDKAGKLHTDVYTIHAPTLKEAIEQWDVTNPENTHAIERFKAAPGGVRTTQAFSQNRMWKTLDLDREKGCIRNVEHAYSQDGGLAVLFGNIAERGCVVKTAGVDESILKFTGRARVFESQEAAVEGILGNQIVAGDIVIIRYEGPKGGPGMQEMLYPTSYLKSKGLGKACALLTDGRFSGGTSGLSIGHASPEAAEGGAIGLVHEGDTIEIDILNRSINLKVSDEELAKRRAEMEARGSKAWKPENRDRYVSAALRAYGAMATSADKGAVRDVSQIER